In one Macaca fascicularis isolate 582-1 chromosome 6, T2T-MFA8v1.1 genomic region, the following are encoded:
- the ZNF300 gene encoding zinc finger protein 300, with protein sequence MTCPGTEESLLVIWPFGKEQKMMKSQGLVSFKDVAVDFTQEEWQQLDPAQRTLYRDVMLENYSHLVSMGYPVSKPDVISKLEQGEEPWIIKRDISNWIYPDEYQADGRQDRKSNLHNSQSCILGTVSFHHKILKGVTKDGSLCSILKVCQGDGQLQRILENQDKLFRQVTFVNSKTVTEASGHKYNPLGKIFQECIETGTSIQRFHKYDALKKNLNPNIDLPSCYKSNSRKKIDQSFGGGKSSSQSEPNSTLEKIHNGVIPFDDNQYGTVFRNTQSLIQYQNVETKEKTCVCVTCGKAFAKKSQLIVHQRIHTGKKPYDCGACGKAFSEKFHLVVHQRTHTGEKPYDCSECGKAFSQKSSLIIHQRVHTGEKPYECSECGKAFSQKSPLIIHQRIHTGEKPYECRECGKAFSQKSQLIIHHRAHTGEKPYECTECGKAFCEKSHLIIHKRIHTGEKPYKCAQCEEAFSRKTELITHQLVHTGEKPYECTECGKTFSRKSQLIIHQRTHTGEKPYKCSECGKAFCQKSHLIGHQRIHTGEKPYICTECGKAFSQKSHLPGHQRIHTGEKPYICAECGKAFSQKSDLVLHQRIHTGERPYQCAICGKAFIQKSQLTVHQRIHTVVKS encoded by the exons ATGACTTGTCCTGGGACTGAGGAAAGTTTACTAG TCATCTGGCCTTTTGGAAAAGAGCAAAAAATGATGAAGTCCCAG GGGTTAGTATCATTCAAGGATGTGGCTGTGGATTTCACCCAGGAGGAGTGGCAGCAACTTGACCCTGCTCAGAGGACCCTGTACAGGgatgtgatgctggagaactaCAGCCACCTGGTCTCAATGG GGTATCCAGTTTCCAAACCAGATGTCATCTCCAAGTTGGAACAAGGAGAAGAGCCATGGATCATAAAGAGAGACATATCAAATTGGATCTATCCAGATGAATATCAGGCAGATGGGAGACAAG acAGGAAGAGTAACCTTCACAACTCCCAGTCATGTATTTTGGGGACAGTTTCCTTCCATCATAAGATACTGAAGGGAGTCACAAAGGATGGTTCATTGTGCTCCATTTTAAAAGTCTGTCAAGGTGATGGTCAGCTGCAGAGAATTCTAGAGAATCAAGACAAACTCTTCAGGCAGGTCACATTTGTTAACAGTAAAACAGTGACTGAGGCGTCAGGGCATAAATATAATCCattggggaaaatatttcaaGAGTGCATAGAAACAGGTACATCAATACAGAGATTCCATAAATATGATGCTTTGAAAAAGAACTTAAACCCAAATATTGACCTACCGAGTTGTTATAAGagcaattcaagaaaaaaaattgatcagAGTTTTGGAGGTGGAAAATCATCTAGCCAGAGTGAGCCCAATTCTACTCTTGAGAAGATTCACAATGGAGTAATACCTTTTGATGATAATCAGTATGGAACTGTTTTTAGAAATACACAATCCCTTATTCAGTATCAGAATGTAGAAACTAAAGAGAAAACCTGTGTATGTGTTACATGTGGAAAAGCCTTTGCTAAGAAGTCACAGCTCATTGTAcatcaaagaattcatactggaaagAAACCATATGATTGTGGTGCATGCGGAAAAGCCTTCAGTGAGAAGTTTCATCTTGTTGTACATCAGAGAACTCATACTGGGGAGAAACCTTATGATTGTtctgaatgtggaaaagccttctctCAGAAATCATCCCTTATTATACATCAGAGAGTTCACACTGgggaaaaaccctatgaatgtagtGAATGCGGGAAAGCCTTCTCCCAGAAATCACCCCTCATTATACATCAGAGAATACATACTGgggaaaaaccctatgaatgtagaGAGTGTGGGAAGGCCTTTTCCCAGAAGTCACAGCTGATTATACACCATAGagctcatactggagagaaaccatatgaGTGTactgaatgtgggaaagccttctgTGAGAAGTCCCACCTCATTATACATAAAAGAAttcacactggtgagaaaccctacaaatgtgctCAATGTGAGGAAGCCTTCAGCAGGAAAACGGAACTCATTACACATCAGTTAGTTCATACTGGGGAAAAACCTTATGAATGTACTGAATGTGGGAAGACATTCTCCCGCAAGTCACAGCTCATTATACATCAGAGAAcacatactggagaaaaaccctataaatgtagtgaatgtggcaaagccttctGCCAGAAGTCACATCTCATTggacatcagagaattcacacaggagaaaaaccttATATATGTactgaatgtgggaaagccttctcTCAGAAGTCTCACCTTCCGGGACACCAGCGaattcatacaggagagaaaccttacatATGTGCTGAATGTGGAAAGGCCTTTTCTCAGAAGTCAGACCTTGTTTTACATCAGAGGATTCATACTGGGGAAAGACCCTATCAATGTGCTATATGTGGGAAGGCCTTTATCCAGAAGTCACAACTAACTGTACACCAGAGAATTCATACAGTGGTAAAATCATAA